Proteins encoded by one window of Candidatus Obscuribacterales bacterium:
- a CDS encoding 4Fe-4S dicluster domain-containing protein — protein sequence MERFYCFSKDKFLDFFKALESFGTVQAPVRVTDQSFAFRAVKEPKEIAFEALRTILPPKKFFYPGRETLVSWQGNEVKDHQPEIQKQVLFGVHPCDLAGLGIMDTIFSAEPQDNHYLLRREATIVVGLSCMPDKHCFCKSMGTDTPDSSAYDIFLTDIGEEYFIEIKTPRAYALFENDQLLLKPITEEHREKYKDFWLKRSEAFQIGFASDNLRATMDMEWDNPVWEELGNRCLSCGNCVPVCPTCYCFDVIDVASLHEDGGERIREWDACQFTGFAKVAGDFNFRPGPVDRLKFWYRHKLHGFEDPHGMPTCVGCGRCTVSCPSGIDDIVGTVLRLQAKVEEEPKKGPANDK from the coding sequence ATGGAACGATTTTATTGTTTTTCCAAAGACAAATTCCTTGATTTTTTCAAGGCTCTTGAATCATTCGGTACTGTGCAAGCACCGGTTAGGGTGACAGATCAATCCTTCGCATTTCGTGCAGTCAAAGAGCCCAAAGAAATCGCTTTTGAGGCACTTAGAACAATCCTGCCACCTAAAAAATTCTTTTATCCTGGACGCGAAACTCTGGTCAGCTGGCAAGGCAATGAAGTTAAGGATCATCAACCGGAAATTCAAAAGCAAGTTTTATTCGGTGTTCATCCCTGTGATCTTGCCGGACTTGGCATTATGGACACCATTTTTTCGGCTGAACCCCAAGACAATCATTACTTGTTGAGACGCGAGGCAACAATTGTTGTCGGACTGTCTTGCATGCCGGATAAACACTGCTTCTGCAAGTCCATGGGTACTGATACACCTGACAGCTCGGCGTATGACATATTTTTGACGGACATTGGCGAAGAATACTTTATTGAAATTAAAACGCCTAGAGCCTATGCATTGTTTGAAAATGATCAATTGCTTCTTAAACCTATTACAGAAGAGCATCGGGAAAAATACAAAGACTTCTGGCTAAAACGTTCAGAAGCTTTTCAGATCGGATTTGCTTCCGATAATTTACGTGCCACCATGGACATGGAATGGGACAATCCCGTCTGGGAAGAGTTAGGTAATCGCTGTTTGAGTTGCGGCAATTGTGTACCTGTTTGTCCGACTTGCTATTGCTTCGACGTTATTGACGTCGCCAGTCTTCACGAAGACGGCGGTGAGCGTATTCGCGAATGGGATGCGTGCCAATTTACTGGTTTTGCCAAGGTTGCAGGGGATTTCAATTTCCGTCCGGGTCCTGTTGATCGCTTAAAATTCTGGTATCGTCACAAACTGCACGGATTTGAAGATCCGCATGGCATGCCGACTTGTGTTGGTTGCGGTCGCTGTACAGTATCCTGCCCTTCAGGTATCGACGATATCGTCGGCACTGTTTTGCGCTTGCAGGCAAAAGTGGAAGAAGAGCCAAAGAAGGGACCAGCAAATGATAAGTAG
- a CDS encoding universal stress protein — MKVIVAIDDSPYSKHVVDTVVRRHWLPDTQFKVLTVIESLYIGDEDDVLKEQLINLRARRHEHMTELCAQIRDRLEEHIPTAKAHFEVREGDPKVEIIEAAIDWSADQILVGAHGRNICPHFLLGSVSRTIAAHAPCSVEIVRAKTGAGTKSCKSSHEHSSKVRK, encoded by the coding sequence ATGAAAGTTATAGTGGCAATTGATGATTCACCTTATTCGAAGCATGTAGTTGATACAGTAGTTAGACGTCACTGGCTTCCCGATACGCAGTTCAAGGTATTGACCGTTATAGAATCCCTGTATATCGGGGATGAAGACGATGTTTTAAAAGAACAGCTAATAAATTTGCGTGCTCGCCGACATGAGCATATGACCGAACTATGCGCACAAATCAGGGATCGGCTTGAAGAGCATATTCCGACTGCAAAAGCCCATTTTGAAGTTAGAGAAGGTGATCCAAAAGTAGAAATTATCGAGGCTGCAATAGATTGGTCGGCGGATCAAATTTTAGTTGGAGCACATGGACGTAATATTTGTCCTCACTTCCTACTGGGTAGTGTTTCTCGAACAATTGCAGCGCATGCACCTTGCTCCGTGGAAATTGTGCGAGCCAAAACAGGGGCTGGAACTAAGTCTTGCAAATCGAGTCATGAACACTCATCTAAAGTAAGAAAGTAA
- a CDS encoding universal stress protein, translating to MARILIGLEDKMLAASIEEYFSKHSYPAGTEVKLLHAIEAEEAVYAWPSDQYRKDAEELVSGMTKRLKQRFPEFDVAGEIVEGYAKEKIVESAKAWSADLIVVGSHGKQGLNKFILGSVSMEVLSHAPCSIVVLRYPVSNTSGKAERQDKATAPTN from the coding sequence ATGGCAAGAATCTTGATTGGCTTAGAAGATAAGATGTTGGCTGCAAGCATTGAGGAATACTTTTCAAAGCACAGCTACCCTGCCGGTACAGAGGTTAAGCTCTTGCACGCCATCGAGGCTGAAGAAGCAGTTTACGCTTGGCCAAGTGATCAGTATAGGAAAGATGCCGAAGAGCTTGTTTCTGGTATGACGAAGCGCTTGAAGCAAAGATTCCCTGAATTCGATGTGGCAGGCGAAATCGTTGAAGGTTATGCCAAAGAAAAAATTGTTGAAAGTGCTAAGGCATGGAGTGCTGATCTAATTGTTGTAGGCTCGCATGGCAAGCAAGGCTTAAATAAGTTCATTTTAGGCAGCGTCTCCATGGAGGTATTGTCACATGCCCCTTGTTCGATAGTCGTTCTGCGCTATCCTGTCTCAAACACTTCTGGCAAAGCAGAGAGACAAGACAAGGCTACAGCGCCCACAAATTAA
- a CDS encoding zinc-dependent alcohol dehydrogenase family protein, which translates to MRAMVMDELGKGLVLKNLPVPQPAAGQVQIAVKACAVCRTDLHVVDGDLKNPKLPIIPGHEIVGVITEVGSGVEKSAIGKRVGVPWLGKTCGYCRFCVSGQENLCDDARFTGYQIDGGYAEFTVADTSSVILLPDELDDVQIAPWLCAGLIGWRSLKMAGEGENLGLYGFGASAHIVIQIAKYQNRRVFVFTRPDDLAGQAFAMRMGAHWAGSSSEPPAHELDAAIIFAPVGSLVVSALKAVRKGGTVVTAGIHMSDIPQFPYEILWGERVLRSVANLTHRDAQEFIDLAPKIPIETTTKIYSLEDANVALDDLRNGRLEGAAVLKMS; encoded by the coding sequence ATGCGTGCAATGGTAATGGACGAACTAGGCAAAGGGCTGGTGCTTAAGAATTTGCCTGTTCCACAACCAGCAGCCGGGCAGGTGCAAATTGCCGTTAAGGCTTGTGCTGTTTGCCGTACCGATCTTCATGTAGTTGATGGTGATCTGAAAAATCCAAAACTACCGATTATCCCAGGACACGAAATTGTCGGTGTAATAACGGAAGTCGGCAGCGGCGTGGAAAAATCGGCAATTGGAAAAAGGGTGGGAGTCCCTTGGTTGGGTAAAACTTGTGGGTACTGTCGGTTCTGTGTCAGTGGACAAGAGAATTTGTGTGACGATGCACGTTTTACCGGTTATCAAATCGATGGAGGCTATGCAGAGTTTACGGTGGCTGATACAAGTTCTGTCATTCTACTGCCGGATGAATTAGATGACGTGCAAATTGCACCATGGTTATGTGCGGGCCTTATAGGCTGGCGATCTCTGAAGATGGCAGGTGAAGGAGAAAATTTAGGACTCTATGGCTTTGGCGCTTCCGCACACATTGTCATACAAATAGCCAAGTATCAAAACAGACGCGTCTTTGTCTTTACCCGACCAGATGATCTCGCTGGACAGGCTTTTGCCATGAGAATGGGTGCTCATTGGGCCGGCTCATCATCCGAGCCACCTGCCCACGAGTTAGATGCAGCCATTATTTTTGCCCCAGTCGGCAGTCTCGTTGTCTCCGCACTTAAGGCGGTCAGAAAAGGTGGTACGGTAGTGACGGCCGGGATTCATATGAGTGATATTCCGCAGTTTCCTTATGAGATTTTATGGGGCGAGAGAGTTTTGCGCTCTGTGGCGAATTTAACGCATCGCGATGCGCAAGAGTTCATAGACTTGGCACCGAAAATTCCAATTGAAACAACAACCAAGATTTATTCCTTGGAAGACGCGAATGTTGCCCTAGATGATCTGAGAAATGGACGTCTAGAAGGCGCTGCAGTGCTTAAAATGAGTTAG
- a CDS encoding Ni/Fe hydrogenase subunit alpha, with protein sequence MTDEEKIIEIPEICRVEGHSAVKVNIQDNQVIDVALDVFEGTRFFEQLVVNHHYEEIPHITSRVCAICSTGHVVAAAFAIENILNIQVSEQTHLLRELMHLGMIIESHATHIYALALPDFIGAVDLLDFAGNHVKEFTAWTQLRKLGAAIQTTIGGRPFHPINLHVGGLSSIPTAEALSQLLIELKQNEANAFNTCELLSGFIPKTKASATPNYLALLPEASGYGFFGSTIISSAGWQDSIQNYQEYLTEVSVPYSHAKRSTSKGQPIMVGAMSRLHHFSKRLTPAAKQFYESSPLSKGDTNTIWNNLAQAIEIVEAIERSKNIIEKLLTEPSELGRDCHIRRTEGKAGKAVGAVECPRGTLYHYYEIDEAGKIQKADMITPSAQNSHRIEADIREVVNSSISGDEANIQSNLETLVRAYDPCNTCATHMVSVHYKQV encoded by the coding sequence ATGACTGATGAAGAGAAGATAATTGAAATTCCGGAAATTTGCCGAGTGGAAGGACATTCGGCGGTAAAGGTAAATATTCAAGACAATCAGGTAATAGATGTCGCCCTGGATGTTTTTGAAGGTACTCGTTTTTTTGAACAACTTGTAGTTAACCATCATTATGAGGAGATTCCTCATATAACATCGCGAGTTTGTGCCATTTGCTCAACAGGGCATGTTGTCGCAGCAGCATTTGCTATCGAGAACATTCTCAATATTCAAGTGTCTGAACAGACGCATTTGTTGAGAGAACTAATGCACTTAGGCATGATAATCGAATCCCATGCTACGCATATTTATGCTCTAGCCTTGCCTGATTTCATTGGTGCTGTGGATTTGCTTGATTTCGCCGGCAACCACGTAAAAGAATTTACCGCCTGGACGCAGCTGCGAAAACTAGGAGCAGCTATTCAAACAACAATTGGCGGCAGACCATTCCATCCAATAAATTTACATGTGGGCGGATTGTCCTCCATTCCAACTGCAGAGGCTCTGTCGCAGTTGCTTATTGAACTCAAACAAAATGAAGCTAATGCTTTCAATACTTGTGAATTACTCAGCGGATTTATCCCCAAGACAAAAGCATCAGCAACACCCAATTACCTTGCCTTGCTACCTGAGGCAAGTGGTTATGGATTTTTTGGCAGTACGATAATCTCATCTGCCGGCTGGCAAGACTCTATTCAAAATTACCAAGAATACCTCACTGAAGTTAGTGTTCCTTATAGTCACGCCAAACGCTCAACAAGCAAAGGACAACCCATAATGGTCGGAGCCATGTCACGGCTGCATCATTTCAGCAAGCGTTTGACACCTGCAGCAAAACAATTTTACGAATCTTCTCCATTATCAAAAGGTGATACTAATACTATTTGGAATAACCTTGCCCAGGCAATTGAAATTGTCGAAGCGATTGAGCGCTCTAAAAACATCATTGAAAAGTTATTGACTGAGCCAAGCGAATTAGGTCGCGACTGTCATATCAGACGTACTGAGGGCAAAGCCGGAAAAGCAGTCGGCGCCGTCGAATGTCCACGCGGCACTTTATACCACTATTATGAAATCGACGAAGCCGGTAAAATTCAAAAGGCGGATATGATTACCCCGTCTGCTCAAAATAGCCACCGCATTGAAGCGGATATACGCGAAGTAGTTAATTCTTCTATTTCAGGCGATGAGGCAAATATCCAGTCTAATCTTGAAACGCTGGTTCGAGCTTACGATCCATGTAACACCTGCGCCACCCACATGGTGAGTGTCCATTACAAACAAGTATAA
- a CDS encoding universal stress protein: MKVLIAVDDAIFADEIANFVICQGWPAKTEFRILHVIDWPLESEMHSSQMMDDFLENRYQMGRQISQKVLETIEKSLKDVIVEQEILNGHAAERILNVARGWGADQIIVGSHGRSGLGLFLLGSVSNAIVSNAKCTVTVVRKTDNN; the protein is encoded by the coding sequence ATGAAAGTATTAATTGCAGTAGATGACGCCATATTTGCAGATGAAATTGCAAATTTCGTAATTTGTCAGGGCTGGCCTGCCAAGACTGAATTTCGTATTTTGCATGTAATTGACTGGCCACTGGAATCAGAAATGCATTCATCACAAATGATGGATGACTTCCTCGAGAACCGCTATCAGATGGGCAGGCAAATCAGCCAGAAGGTTTTAGAAACTATCGAAAAGAGCCTCAAGGACGTAATAGTAGAACAGGAAATCCTAAATGGTCATGCGGCCGAACGCATCCTAAACGTAGCGCGAGGCTGGGGAGCCGATCAAATAATTGTGGGTTCACACGGGCGATCCGGGCTGGGATTGTTCCTGTTAGGAAGTGTGTCTAATGCAATAGTTAGCAATGCAAAATGCACGGTCACCGTTGTTCGCAAGACGGACAACAACTAG
- a CDS encoding universal stress protein, with product MKVLIAVDDEAFGAAIADYVINHQWPPRTEFKVVNVLEPILLDDSREITFLPLLESDVKLIRRQAKALVRHTALRMRTALKTTHIEEVVLEGHPKEEILKLAKEWPADMIFVGSHGRRGVSQFILGSVSTSILQNALCTVTVVRLPKIKAKKVKVAKTREEMLI from the coding sequence ATGAAAGTTTTGATTGCTGTCGATGACGAAGCTTTTGGCGCTGCCATTGCCGACTACGTGATAAATCATCAATGGCCGCCACGTACCGAATTCAAGGTCGTAAATGTTCTAGAACCGATATTGCTTGATGACAGTCGTGAGATAACTTTTCTTCCTCTTTTGGAGTCTGATGTTAAACTGATTAGGCGTCAAGCAAAAGCCCTTGTTAGGCATACTGCCTTAAGAATGCGTACAGCCCTCAAAACGACCCATATTGAGGAGGTTGTTTTGGAAGGGCATCCCAAGGAAGAAATATTGAAATTAGCCAAAGAATGGCCTGCCGACATGATCTTTGTCGGCTCTCATGGTCGCCGTGGCGTAAGCCAATTTATTTTGGGCAGCGTGTCCACATCAATTCTACAAAATGCATTGTGCACTGTTACAGTTGTGCGCTTGCCGAAAATAAAAGCCAAGAAAGTAAAAGTTGCAAAAACGCGCGAGGAAATGTTGATATGA
- a CDS encoding response regulator transcription factor: MADKECAQKIKILLVEDHQLTRIGIKTVLGRTEDLTVVAEAANGEEAVAAYQSAKPDVVLMDVGMPIMDGIQASKTILESNSAAKIIMLTSHDNEQDIAASLAAGAGGYCLKDVEPDRLYAAIRSVFAGDIWLDAAIAAKVLKQQTSRAKTQESQWEFTKNEAPSTAVEPRPAPGPSLPEPLSPRELEVLNLIVEGLSNQDIADRLIISLPTAKTHVRNILNKLAVDDRTQAAVQAMRRGLV, encoded by the coding sequence GTGGCTGACAAAGAATGTGCGCAAAAAATCAAAATTCTGTTGGTTGAGGATCATCAGCTCACTCGAATTGGAATTAAGACAGTACTGGGGCGTACAGAGGATTTGACGGTCGTAGCCGAAGCGGCTAACGGAGAAGAAGCGGTCGCGGCCTACCAATCAGCTAAGCCGGATGTCGTGCTCATGGATGTCGGTATGCCAATCATGGATGGCATTCAAGCCTCGAAAACAATCTTGGAAAGTAATTCCGCTGCCAAGATAATAATGCTCACTTCTCATGATAACGAGCAAGATATCGCTGCTTCACTTGCCGCCGGTGCCGGTGGTTATTGCCTGAAGGATGTAGAACCGGATCGCCTATATGCAGCTATTCGAAGTGTTTTTGCCGGAGACATTTGGCTGGATGCCGCTATTGCAGCCAAAGTGCTCAAGCAGCAGACCTCTCGTGCGAAGACGCAGGAGAGCCAATGGGAATTTACTAAGAATGAAGCGCCCTCTACTGCAGTAGAACCTCGTCCAGCGCCAGGGCCCTCTTTGCCCGAGCCGCTTTCGCCAAGGGAGCTAGAAGTATTGAACCTTATTGTCGAAGGTCTATCTAACCAAGACATTGCCGATCGGCTGATAATTTCGTTGCCCACGGCAAAGACCCATGTGCGCAATATTTTAAATAAACTGGCAGTCGACGATCGCACCCAGGCAGCGGTCCAAGCAATGCGACGCGGATTGGTTTAA
- a CDS encoding 1-acyl-sn-glycerol-3-phosphate acyltransferase — MQLRFGPIEIKVIDNGLSELQNLKDKRVILCPNHPSAVDADIIFALSEILNEEFNYLAAHVLFYGHRGLNALLLEQMGCYPIVRGSADFDAFRTTLAILKEGKNKLVIFPEGEVSHDSHNVMTLEPGAVQIAMSALAEMKKHNREAPSILLLPLAIKYFYRTDITKALNQALRTIETKLSLRINSSNTLPQRITLMTESVLLRLEAQYACPSGRNDSLAHRIINVRTTILEYLAAKLNLKLPETETHLHWVHLLQKTLTQLRDGHLKLSQPLAVSKHEFIRTANKDIAHVLNFVSLDRTLPDENSAPEDLAEIVNLLELEVFGRAYNKGPRSVIIKVGKPLDLLEYFQSYRENKQKTVDECDKELAARLTNLLEQIENQHRPQLL, encoded by the coding sequence ATGCAGCTTAGGTTTGGACCAATTGAAATTAAGGTCATTGACAATGGATTGTCCGAGCTTCAGAACTTAAAGGACAAGCGAGTCATTTTGTGTCCTAATCATCCTTCCGCTGTGGATGCCGACATAATTTTTGCTTTGTCCGAAATCCTCAATGAGGAATTTAATTATTTAGCGGCTCATGTTCTCTTCTACGGGCATCGTGGCCTAAATGCTTTGTTGCTAGAGCAGATGGGCTGTTATCCGATAGTGCGTGGCAGCGCAGATTTCGATGCTTTTCGGACAACACTGGCTATACTGAAAGAAGGAAAAAACAAACTTGTCATTTTTCCGGAAGGTGAAGTATCACACGACAGCCATAACGTGATGACCCTTGAACCGGGAGCCGTACAGATTGCCATGTCGGCTCTGGCGGAAATGAAAAAACACAATAGAGAAGCGCCATCGATACTCTTGTTGCCACTAGCAATAAAATATTTCTATCGCACGGACATCACCAAGGCTTTGAATCAAGCCCTGCGAACAATCGAGACAAAACTGTCGCTGAGAATAAATTCGTCCAATACACTACCGCAAAGAATCACCCTGATGACAGAGTCTGTACTGCTTAGACTGGAAGCACAATATGCGTGCCCGTCCGGTCGCAATGATTCGCTAGCACATCGAATTATTAATGTGCGTACTACTATCTTAGAATATCTGGCAGCCAAACTTAATTTGAAACTACCAGAAACAGAAACGCACTTACACTGGGTACACTTGCTTCAGAAAACTCTTACACAGTTACGTGATGGGCATTTGAAACTTTCACAGCCTTTAGCGGTAAGCAAACATGAGTTTATTAGAACAGCAAATAAGGACATTGCCCATGTCCTTAATTTTGTCAGCCTCGATCGCACATTGCCCGACGAGAATTCGGCACCTGAGGATCTAGCGGAAATTGTCAATTTATTGGAGCTGGAGGTCTTTGGTCGCGCTTACAATAAAGGACCCAGATCGGTCATTATCAAAGTCGGAAAACCGCTAGACCTGCTCGAATATTTTCAAAGCTATAGAGAAAACAAACAAAAAACAGTAGACGAGTGCGACAAAGAATTAGCCGCTCGCCTGACTAACCTGCTTGAACAAATAGAAAATCAACATCGTCCGCAACTCTTGTAA
- a CDS encoding FAD/NAD(P)-binding protein, with protein MISSPFLPTKATIRSMIPLAPDNYLFQLQLSDASMRNCRPGQFIELWVPGVGECPISVCSGSVDGMMELCIRQVGRVTTALFQKQEGDWIGLRGPYGEGFPLDEYKGKDLVLIAGGLGVAPIRSLWQYILDNRDDFGKLIIIYGMRHSIDLLFRAEFKILMRRRDIEVYIAAEEIEGPALPPVSLQLGRVTDMLRLAPIDDNFQAAICGPPVMYKYVIKELEEKGLTHQSIWLSLERHMKCGVGKCGHCFVGGQFTCRKGPVFRLSDLEFLPEVIECS; from the coding sequence ATGATAAGTAGCCCTTTTTTACCGACAAAAGCAACTATCCGCTCGATGATCCCACTAGCTCCGGATAATTACTTGTTTCAACTGCAATTGTCTGATGCTTCGATGCGTAACTGCCGTCCGGGACAGTTCATTGAACTTTGGGTGCCTGGAGTTGGTGAGTGTCCAATTTCAGTATGTTCAGGAAGTGTAGACGGCATGATGGAGCTGTGCATCCGTCAAGTAGGCCGTGTCACTACTGCTCTTTTTCAAAAGCAGGAAGGAGACTGGATTGGACTGCGGGGTCCATACGGGGAAGGGTTTCCCTTAGATGAATATAAAGGCAAAGATCTAGTCTTAATTGCCGGCGGACTGGGAGTGGCCCCTATACGGTCGCTTTGGCAATATATTTTGGACAATCGAGACGACTTTGGAAAACTAATAATTATTTACGGCATGCGTCATTCAATTGATCTGCTCTTTCGAGCGGAGTTTAAGATTCTTATGCGCAGACGAGATATCGAAGTTTATATAGCTGCAGAAGAAATTGAAGGACCGGCTCTGCCGCCAGTCTCCCTGCAATTAGGGCGCGTGACGGACATGCTCCGATTGGCACCCATTGACGACAACTTTCAAGCAGCAATATGCGGGCCACCGGTCATGTATAAATATGTAATTAAAGAGTTGGAAGAAAAAGGACTGACACATCAAAGCATTTGGTTGTCACTTGAAAGACACATGAAATGCGGTGTTGGTAAGTGCGGACATTGCTTTGTCGGTGGTCAGTTTACGTGCCGAAAAGGTCCTGTTTTCAGACTCAGTGATTTGGAATTTCTACCGGAAGTAATTGAATGTTCGTAA
- a CDS encoding dienelactone hydrolase family protein, giving the protein MYKTVKDLEGLKTPLMVCAAGTCLNGDLYLPKGADKLVVFAHGSGSSRHSPRNQYVSSILNEAGIGTFLFDLLTPEEERIDLHTRHLRFDIDLLGLRMVETTNWLLHEASLSHLKIGYFGASTGAAAALLAAAYLSDVVYAVVSRGGRPDLAGNALSLVNAPTLLIVGGLDEEVIKLNKQAFTKLSCEKELAIVPGATHLFEEPGTLERAAALASNWFSSK; this is encoded by the coding sequence ATGTACAAAACCGTCAAAGATTTGGAAGGACTAAAGACGCCATTAATGGTATGCGCCGCCGGCACTTGTCTGAATGGAGACCTATATTTGCCTAAAGGAGCCGATAAATTAGTTGTCTTCGCACACGGCAGCGGCTCAAGCAGGCATAGTCCACGCAATCAATATGTCAGTTCCATCTTAAATGAGGCAGGCATCGGCACTTTTCTTTTTGATCTTCTCACCCCTGAGGAGGAACGTATTGACTTGCACACCAGACATTTGCGATTTGACATTGATTTGCTCGGCTTACGAATGGTGGAAACTACTAATTGGCTTCTGCATGAAGCTTCTCTGTCTCATTTGAAGATAGGTTATTTTGGCGCAAGCACCGGTGCTGCGGCTGCTCTTTTGGCTGCTGCTTATCTGTCAGACGTTGTCTACGCGGTCGTATCAAGAGGCGGACGCCCTGATTTAGCTGGTAATGCACTGTCTCTGGTAAATGCGCCTACGTTGTTGATAGTGGGTGGATTGGACGAAGAAGTAATTAAGCTCAATAAGCAGGCTTTCACTAAGCTCAGCTGCGAAAAGGAATTAGCAATTGTTCCTGGAGCTACCCATTTATTTGAAGAGCCGGGCACTTTAGAAAGAGCAGCGGCATTAGCTAGTAATTGGTTCAGCTCGAAATAG
- a CDS encoding PAS domain-containing protein: MTETPNDDCNNTLSKEEIDLRKRWLEFSSQDEEMLAELDQFVSGHIKELIDDMYRHFLSFSETASFFPDKEILNRAKSAQYSYFERLTKGNYDEDYVKDRFRVGTTHYRIDLDPKWYLGAYNRIMQGLSNVVFEHLSDNPNKIRLLLSAFRKIVFFDMGIAIETYIQAKETAIRAHMSTLNDLHTEKKVTKSILENAPIGIVRLAEDLICLESNQKFLEMSGIKDGKNIVGQHLSQFAPSLPRNIFEQVLSTGQAFETMADPLNFNSTTQSLPIHFDWAVWPVKDNSGKTIGLVAKFTNASDRMMLQQQREDFVATLTHDLKTPILAANRAVKLLMDGDFGPVSDEQSHILQTIHDSNSSLYKLVLTLLDVYRYDSGAKELNIAPADLSYTINHLAAELRPLAQAQSIELTVVLPESSKPVRCDEEEIRRVVQNLLDNALKYTSSGGAITIFMEQSEEETLIGVNDTGKGISLEDQPKLFQRFWQAAGSGRYYASTGLGLYLCRKIVERHNGRIWCQSVPGEGSMFQFTIKHSLA; the protein is encoded by the coding sequence ATGACTGAAACACCTAATGACGACTGCAACAATACTCTGTCCAAAGAAGAAATAGATCTGCGAAAACGCTGGCTTGAGTTTAGTTCCCAAGACGAAGAAATGCTCGCGGAATTGGACCAATTTGTCTCAGGACACATCAAAGAACTTATTGACGACATGTACCGGCACTTTCTTTCTTTTTCAGAAACCGCAAGTTTTTTTCCGGACAAAGAAATATTGAACCGAGCAAAATCAGCTCAATACAGCTATTTTGAAAGACTGACAAAAGGAAATTACGACGAGGATTACGTCAAGGACCGCTTCCGAGTAGGCACGACTCACTATCGTATTGACTTGGATCCGAAGTGGTATTTGGGAGCCTACAACCGCATCATGCAGGGGCTGTCAAATGTCGTGTTTGAGCATCTGTCCGATAATCCGAACAAAATCCGATTATTGCTTTCGGCTTTTAGAAAAATCGTTTTTTTTGATATGGGCATTGCCATTGAAACGTATATTCAGGCTAAAGAAACAGCAATACGAGCGCACATGAGCACCTTGAACGACTTACATACTGAAAAGAAGGTGACAAAAAGTATTTTGGAGAATGCCCCAATCGGTATTGTGCGATTAGCAGAGGATTTAATATGCCTGGAGTCAAATCAAAAATTTCTTGAAATGTCCGGCATCAAGGATGGAAAAAATATTGTAGGACAACATTTGTCTCAGTTTGCCCCTAGTCTTCCCCGCAACATTTTTGAGCAGGTTCTTTCGACAGGACAAGCTTTTGAGACAATGGCAGATCCGCTCAACTTCAATTCAACAACACAGTCACTGCCAATTCACTTTGACTGGGCTGTTTGGCCGGTCAAGGATAATTCCGGCAAAACAATAGGGCTTGTCGCAAAATTCACCAACGCCAGTGATCGCATGATGCTACAACAACAACGCGAAGATTTTGTTGCTACATTGACGCACGATTTGAAAACGCCAATCCTGGCAGCCAATCGTGCGGTAAAACTGTTGATGGATGGAGACTTCGGACCGGTGTCTGATGAGCAATCGCATATATTGCAGACGATTCACGACAGCAACTCCTCTCTGTACAAACTAGTTTTAACATTACTCGATGTATACCGTTACGATTCGGGCGCTAAGGAATTGAATATCGCACCGGCAGACTTGTCGTATACGATAAATCATTTAGCCGCAGAGCTGAGACCACTTGCACAAGCTCAGTCGATTGAACTGACAGTCGTCTTGCCGGAAAGCTCTAAGCCAGTGCGCTGCGATGAGGAAGAAATTCGAAGAGTCGTTCAAAACCTACTCGATAATGCACTCAAATACACTTCATCGGGCGGAGCAATTACTATTTTCATGGAGCAGTCAGAAGAAGAAACTCTCATTGGGGTAAATGACACCGGTAAAGGTATTTCTCTAGAAGATCAACCTAAACTATTCCAACGATTCTGGCAAGCTGCCGGCAGTGGACGCTACTATGCAAGTACGGGACTTGGACTTTACCTATGTCGCAAAATTGTTGAAAGACACAATGGACGAATTTGGTGCCAAAGCGTTCCCGGTGAAGGCTCAATGTTCCAATTCACGATAAAGCATAGTTTGGCATAG